The nucleotide sequence CTAAAATAGCGGCTTTGGCAGTAACTGAGGTGGCATGGTGGGGTGTGCGACGCTCCACTCTGGTTTTGGACGGTGACCTGCGGGGAAGAAAGTCAGACGTTAAAAGGCTTCATAGAAGGCATAAGCAATGATGTCAAACTCACCGCCTTTCAGCCgtctcaaaactacaattcccatcatgccttgtagTCGAAGCTTTAGCTCAGTCTGTCCAGCAATgatgggattgtagttttgcaacagctagagggcctcgAGTTTGAAACCTCTGCCTTAAAGAGTcacagtcataaaaaaaaaaaaaaaaaaaaaaaaaaaaaaaaaaaaaacgcttcttTCCCCATCTCTTTTTGGTGCAGTAGAATCGCTCCATAGACTCCTGCAGTCAGGGGAGAGAAGTGCCTAGCCAAGTGCTTCTCCCTGCTTATTCTGACTACTCCTCCGGATTTACCATAACATTACCAATTTATGAATAGGAGTGTGCAACGTAATCTAAAAGTACACTGCAGTAAAATTTGCCAAAATGTATTATGACTGGCGTATGAACAGCCAGTCTTCGTGAATACCCTGATGTGTTTTTATAGcccagaccagtgcttctcaaactgtgaggcacaGGGTCCCTGTCTGTGTGAAAACTGCCAACTGAGTAGAGTTGGATTATGGAGACAGGTGCTACAGGTGAAGTAGTATGTGTTTTATTGCagtatggagcagtatgtattggtgcagtgtgggtTGGGTTATAccagtggagcagtatgtattggtgcagtgtgggtTGGGTTATAccagtggagcagtatgtattggtgctgtgtggtgttggaGTAtttaggtggagcagtatgtattggtgagGTGTTGGGTTATATAGGTGGTGCAGTCAGAattggtgctgtgtgatgttgGAGTAtttaggtggagcagtatgtattggtgctgtgtggtgttggaGTAtttaggtggagcagtatgtattggtgagGTGTTGGGTTATATAGGTGGTGCAGTCAGAattggtgctgtgtgatgttgGAGTAtttaggtggagcagtatgtattggtgctgtgtggtgttggaGTAtttaggtggagcagtatgtattggtgagGTGTTGGGTTATATAGGTGGTGCAGTCAGAattggtgctgtgtgatgttgGAGTAtttaggtggagcagtatgtattggtgcagtgtggtgttgcgTTATACAGGCGGAGCTGTATTTATTTCTGACCTATGGTGCCGATTTGTTGCTGCATCTGGGATATTATATGCACTACATTGCAGTATCTGGTGTTACATAATAGTATGTCTTTGTTGATAAGGCCTCTGTACTAGTCTATTGAGGTctgagaacaaaaagtttgagaagccctgTCCCAGACAATAcatagaaagaaggggggggggggaacaacctTTATTTCAACTTGAACTAGACCCCAAACAATTCCCCATTCAGCATAAATGTATATGATGTACCTGTCTCTGGTGATTTCAATGGTGTCTTGCTCCACCACGATGCTGCCGCTGGTGATATACACGGACATGCTGGGGTGCTCGATCAGGAGGTCTTCCAGCGGACTGCTTCCCACCGCATTGTGGCCAGGACCCTCTGCAGTGAAACAGGGGGGAGGGGTAACGAACCAGCTCTCGTCCATCGattggggagggtgggggggaatggACCAACCAATCCGCTCACCCAGGGAGTGTGGCAGTGGGCTGGGGTCAATGCTGTCCGTTTGGCCTTCTGCCACATCTTCCCCGCTTGAGGTTAAGGTATAGCTATCTGATATGGCCAAGGAGTCAAGTTAGGAGTGGAAAGAAAGATGGAAGACCACACACATACAGTGTGAAAAAGAAGGGGTGGGGGATGGGAAAAAGGATGGGGAAGTTATTAGTTACAaaaaccatcatttattttttttgttgcctATGCTATCAACTAACATCCCTTATATCTGTATATGACATGCTGCTTATCGCTTATCCACATCGCATATCATATCTCCTCTGGCTCGGTCTCAGaaaagtatatagatttgtaatttacttctatttaaaaatctccagtcttccagtacttatcagctgctgtatgtcctgcaggaagtggtgtattctctccagtatgacacagtgctctctgctgccacctctgtccatgtcaggaactgtccagagcaggagaggttttctatggggatttgctgctgctctggacagttcctgacatggacagaggtggcagcagagagcactgtgtcagactggaaagaatacaccactttctgcaggacatgcagctgctgataagtattggaagactggagattttctaatagaagtaatatacaaattatataactatataactttctgacaccggttggtttaaaaatatttttttttcctccggagtacccctttaggaatTGTCACCAACAGTTTTATCAATGTAAGTGAATTAGTTCTTGCACACATTATATTAGCCCAGGTGCCACTAGAAGACATGGACCAATCAGTATATGAGACAGTAGTAAATGAGGAGGCAACGTGCATCTGTAGGAGGACTATACAGGGTTAAACTAGTGGACGTGGAGAACGCCCATAGCTGAAGTTTATAAGATGCATTCAGCTGACACATAGGAGGAGCCTGGGAGGCAAGCTCCTCCCTATTGTCATATTCAGCTAGATGTAAGGTACAGTATACAATCCTTGTGCTGTATGGCTCCTGCCTCACTAGTTTAACCCTTTTATCACCATCTTACAAATGCTCAtattaggatgtgttcacacatactgtatataacagctgaACACGGCTTCATATCGgcattgtatacagtatgtgtgaccgTACCCTATAAAATGTCACCCTCCAACAACAGACTAAAAGGAAATGTCTACACACCATGCCATTTTACACATTCTCTACAGGTTGATTTTTATACCATGTTCAACTGGTCAGAGCTCTGCATCTCCGATAGACACAGTGTTAAGAGATGAAATTCTGTCTGCCTGGAGCCACCACAAGAGGGAGCaaactgcatacagtgtatacattgaCCTCAATAATAAAACTGTATGCAGGAAGCTCTCATGCTCCCTCTACTGGTGGAAGCCAGCATGTCATCTACTCCTTCTTTATCTAAGtaggggatttggagctctgtatctgaAAGCTGCAGTTCCTACCTAGAGTACTAGGGGGGTGGATGACTTTTGGATCATATATAGTGCTCTACTTCCAGCCCTTTCCTATGTTATctatggggctttttttttttttttaagtcctcttGGCTGTCCTTCAGCCTAAGCTGCACAAACCCGAGCTCTCACAATGCAATGTTGCTCATACCACTAAGACGGcagttttttaaattttatttaaccccttaagcataCAGCCTATTCACATTTTTATaggatgtgacaaaaaaaaaaaaaaaaatctgcaatctccCTTTCTTTTTGCTTACACTTTTCACCGTACATTAAATCTTAAGAGTTTgaaaaacttcttcagccaccgcatgattgggttcggatggacccacGCGTGCTTGagatacgctcatctctagtgaatagaaaaatggggaaaaggggattgtatttttattaagtgggagctatatacttattatactttttttttataagcattagagatgagtgaagcagcttTGGTTTGTACGGCTtcgtgcagagggaggataccccccagggactgcctggaaaacatggattcagctaTGGCACGAGCCAGCTGCCTAAGGGAGATGAGTGCAGATTAGTTTTGCTTCGTGTGCGGATCTATGCGATGCTATTGCACAGCCGGCCTCAGACAGCATCTATTAGCAGCTCACCAAGTGGTCAGCACAGAGGCCTAGTGAAGGCCTCCGGCTGCCATGGTGTGGGTCGGCACACTGCAGGGGTATCTCATTGGAGCATGGCACTTGGCAAGCGATATTAATTGCGgaacttaaggggttaaatgacagcCATGAGCGTGGGCACTATTTTGATAGCAGCTGGTGCTCAACATTAAAGATGAACGCAGCTCGAGCCCGATTGTTtagttcttttaaattaactggtgccagaaagtggcagagatttgtaatttacttctattaaaaaaatcttcaagtacttatcagctgctgtatgtcctgcaggaagtgtattctttccagtctgacacagtgctctctgctgccacctctgtccaga is from Dendropsophus ebraccatus isolate aDenEbr1 chromosome 14, aDenEbr1.pat, whole genome shotgun sequence and encodes:
- the TP53INP2 gene encoding tumor protein p53-inducible nuclear protein 2, with the protein product MFQRLTRLFFSEGPASDPVEPKAFVSEEEDDGWLIIDIPDSYTLTSSGEDVAEGQTDSIDPSPLPHSLGERIGWSIPPHPPQSMDESWFVTPPPCFTAEGPGHNAVGSSPLEDLLIEHPSMSVYITSGSIVVEQDTIEITRDRSPSKTRVERRTPHHATSVTAKAAILGKVGQVSRIQRAKAMVDKRKLGRKNIQRQNLAREFQGRNTVRHRNYLCQPRQRQCNH